Part of the Halorhabdus utahensis DSM 12940 genome, CAACCCGAGTTCACCGCCGACACTGCACGGTACGATAAACGCGCCGCCACCTTCCACGACGACCACGTTTCGTTGTCCACTGTGGACGGACGTATCATGGCCGATTACGTGCTGCCTGAAGATGAGACAGATACGCCGTTCGAAACGTATCTTGACGGCGAGGAGTGGGAGTTCCGCACCAGCACGCTCCACTACAAGCCGTTTGAAGACGAATTCTGGTTGCACATCGGCTTCAAACGCATCGAGGCAGACACTGACAGCAGACAATCTGACGCTGATGTCCCCGAGCACAACAACACTGTCCTCGGGATCGACCTCGGCGTCGAGAACCTTGCTGTCGCGTCAACCGGGCGGTTCTGGACGGGCGACGAACTCGACCACTGGCACCGTGAGTTTCAACAGCGGCGGGGTGACCTCCAACAAGCCGGCTCACAGGAGGCTCACCGTACACTCCAGCGTGTCTCGAAGCACGAGACGGCCTACTACAAGCGGCATCTCCATATCATTGCTAATGAGATCGTCGAAGAAGCGGTGGAACACGAGTGTTCGGTGATCGCCTTCGAAGACTTGACCGACATCCGCAAACGAGCACAGGGGGCGACGTGGCATCACCGCTGGCGCTTTAACCGCCTGTATGAATACGTCGAGTACAAGGCCAAGGCCTACGGCATCGACGTTGAAGAACTGGAACGAAGCCCGCAGGCGCAGACGGTGCCAGCCTACTACACCTCACAACGTTGCAGTAGCTGTGGGTTCACGCACGAGGACAACCGCCCCACGCAAGAACACTTCGAGTGCCAGAAGTGTGGCTACGAGAATCGCGCCGACTACAACGCCGCGAAGAACGTAGCGGTGCGGTGTTGTCGGCGGCTACTCCGTCGCAACCAAAATGGGGGCGACGGAGGCGCACCCGTAAACGTCGCGCTGAATGGCGGGACGATGACCGTGAACGTGTAAGCACCGACACCCCTTCGACGGGGAGACGGGCCTCTCCGTGCCACGTACTGTGGCCTGAACGGGAGTCCACGTCAAAGCCCCACCCTCAACGAGCGAACCCCTCTGTGGGTGAGCGAAGTAGGGTGGGGTAGTTTACAACGGAGGCGGGTTGTATTGAGCCGGAACGACTATCCGCCTGAGACTGGTTCCGACGACGCTTCCGATCCCGCCGAGCAGCGCACTCCCAGGGATGAAAATCAATGCGAACGTAGCCAAAAAGAACATCGACGTTTGCGGACCGAAC contains:
- a CDS encoding RNA-guided endonuclease InsQ/TnpB family protein, yielding MEVRRTLPVKLKVSDSDRGALLDTIDQYKHIANETCDHCWNENDYKQTAKYAVKDELYHDLKDEYDLTANLVQQAIFQAVEAVKAGVERLEKNEDTSQPEFTADTARYDKRAATFHDDHVSLSTVDGRIMADYVLPEDETDTPFETYLDGEEWEFRTSTLHYKPFEDEFWLHIGFKRIEADTDSRQSDADVPEHNNTVLGIDLGVENLAVASTGRFWTGDELDHWHREFQQRRGDLQQAGSQEAHRTLQRVSKHETAYYKRHLHIIANEIVEEAVEHECSVIAFEDLTDIRKRAQGATWHHRWRFNRLYEYVEYKAKAYGIDVEELERSPQAQTVPAYYTSQRCSSCGFTHEDNRPTQEHFECQKCGYENRADYNAAKNVAVRCCRRLLRRNQNGGDGGAPVNVALNGGTMTVNV